The nucleotide window atatatatatttttttttttacctaattggatatatttttaagaaaTCTGAAAAACAGTTTTTACCTTTTCCTCTTATGCATTGTTCGGGAAAGTTGGAATAAAAGGCATGAACATTTTCCTTCTCAGTGTCTGAAAACTTTTCATTCAAATATGATGCAAAAACCCAGAACAAAAACCACTGAGCATGACAAGGATGtttcatattatttgaGTCTAAACTATcatcaaataaataaaagttttcattttttattttttctaattcatgttttatattattttcattttgcTCCTTACTACTATTGTTTTTAATCGATATATGCTGTTTCATTGTGCTAACTACATCTTTTGGATTATCAATATTTAGATACTTTTGATCATCAATTAAatcttttgtttttgtaTCCTTTTCTTCAAAAGTTTTAAAGGGTATTATGTTACCCATGATGGGTATTATAATCAggaattattaaaaataaatgtatatacatatattttattcttcCACACgtgaataatatatttatatctacaatttatatttatatgtttttcattatttgtaaaaatataaaatctTATAGGGTGTATATCAATATgtaaatgaataaatacataaataaatattatatatatacatatatatgtgacCCTTTAActttttgtatttttatttgattgttttttttttttttttcatttttttagaaatgaatttatacatatttacTAAATTATAGATACAtttacaatattttttttgtttttttttttttattaaacGAAAATATGACTTGTAATATTTTGTGTAATCATAAAATTGTTCAATTTTATACCATCCTTATTACAAAgggaaataatatataattatattatatatatatatatatatataataccaTACGACAAAAACAATTTggtttttattatgttcttattattttaatttaaatcACATATACAACTTCTGTTCAAGTCtcaaatattttgttttaatcTTCTCTAATGAAATATGACACTATGACGAAACTTGTAAAAACcttcttttcctttttttttcaccATTCAACAGCCACTTGAGAAAAAGAATgaaataaatcaaaaaaaaagaaaaaaaataaagcCTTAACCTTTTAACTAAaattttgatttatatatttattatttaaggaaaaaaaaaaaaaaaaatatatatatatatatatatatatatatatatatatattaaaaaaataaaacaattaaaaaaaatagtaacgataattattttaatttgGATAGAATCCATgagtaaaaaataaaaatccctaaaacaaaaaaaaatatataaatatatatatttaatatatatatatatatatatttatatttatttatttatttatttatttatttatttgttttattttaatttttagTATAGCAACATAATGAACAAAAACGTGATTACAAATGtgttaataattaaaaataagtGTAGTAAGATGAGTTTATGATTTGATTAACACatttttctatttcttTACTAAATTAGTGCCTGTTTATCACAAAATGAATATGAGGAAAAGAAGTATAAATTacaaatgtatatatattgttctgttttattttactataaaattaataataatattaggtaataataaaaacagcaatttaaaaaatatccATACTAATAATTACCAAtggaaaaagaaaagtGTTCAAAAAAGGTCgtataaaagtaaaaagtataaattGATGcatttcatatattataataatttgtaCAAAAAAGTAGACGTCAATGATCGcgaatataaaataaatgatgatttaaaaaatataattttattatttggtCGTATAGCAGAACCTTATTATCCTAAGGCAGTCGAACAATTTAATCATTTTAAAGAACCATatagtaaatatatttatactaATAACAGAAGTAATTACAATTACaattacaataataataataattataatattaatagtagTTGTAATATTAGTAGTAATATTAGTAGCAATATTAGTAGCAGTAGCATTGATCCATCTGATAAATGGAAATTCATTTTCCgagatattaaaaaaatggataaaaatatgttcCATGAAAGAATATGTCAACTTAAATTTAAATGGCCGataaataaagatgaaaatattacagaatatgatttttataattacatTATTGAAAgatgtttatataatattaatattatgagAAGTAACATACAAAagttaaaatatttattaacCAAACTTGTGGGgaacaataaaaataaggaaaatGTTTTCTTGAGTAGTTTATCTAAAGAAGtagaaaaagaatatatgaCTCATCATGTGgacacaaaaaaaaataacaacaataatgaacatcatattaatgataataataataatattgttattattccaaaggataatataaacaatcAACCTAATgataacaaaaattataataatgataataataataatgataataataataatgataataatgataataataataatgataataattatgataataattataataataataatcaacATGACACAAATTTTATAACCCCCACTTCACAATtaaatagtaataataaaataaaaattttagaaaaattagaaaattTTAATCTGAATAGTATCTTTAAACAACATAATAGATCTTATAGCAGACTGCTTGTTAATGAAGTGtttaataaagaatatccttccaaaaaaattacagacatttttctaaatctaatatttcaaaaaaatgttGATGAATTTACTTATGAATCCTTCATTAAGcatttaaatattcttGGTAGGAAAAtagaattaataaattgtgattttaattcaaatatatattttgatcAGTTTCATTTTCTTATGAAATCTGAACTAAAGAAAAATTCTCTCAgtgttaaaaaaaaaacaaaaaaaaaatattcatcCAAGGCattcaaaaataaaaaagaaaataacaCCAAAAGTgtttatgaaaataaaactcataaaaaaaaaaaaaattcaataCTCATAAATCAACCTATTATTACGAATAATCTTGAATCGATAAAAGAACAACAATATAAACAATTGGAACAAAATGACCATCAATCCAATATTAAAATGCATAAAAACATACATGATCAAAACAACAtaaattcaaataatattttacaaacaaatataaatagcAATGATCAAAATTTAAGTAtcaatattaaaaaaaaagttatttctttttttaattatatagtaaatactataaaaaaacaattcTAATCcctatatattatataaatatatattcataatacACACATTGtgtatcattattatatataagttaAAATTAATGCATCACAAATGGATTTAATAGGCTTTTAAGTTCATGTGCTATTTCgtattttcttattatattatactattttttttttttttttttttttttttttttcgtcATTTAATTGAATATgctttttttaatttcacaacatcattatttatatatccttctattttttcatttacatgtaaaaataaaaaaatatatatgtattacatacatatataaatattaatatatatatatataatataatatatttttaaatatttcatataatataaatattccttttttcttttcaataaaatatatgttttaaaagTGTACTTTAGtttcaattttttaatacattaattttttctatgttattttttttaatatttatggaaaaaaaaaaaaaaaaaaaaaaaaaaacttacATAAGATATAATGTGActacattattatttgtttttaagtataaaaagtatatatttaggtattaaaaagaaagtgaaaaaaaaaaaaaaaaaaaaaaaacatcTATATATCCTTACATTTTgctattattttttttaatattctgtatgtttttatacatttgaagaatattaaaaattgtctcaaaattcaaataaatgtaattttttttgttccttttgaatatatcaaaataaaaaccttttattaatttccattattttattgtatataatattgtatatttttataatatgtcATCCTTGCATTTAGCTTATTTGATCTAATTTGTTTTGAGAGAGtatattttactttttcattttttcatataattctttattcgtatttatataaatatatatatatatatatatatatatttatttatttatatttatatataatatataatacataatagataatattatatttataatcatatataatttatattatataaatataaaaaaaacatgatattgcatacatatataaaaatatatgtatatatgaaatacagaaatgtaaaataagtacaaaatgttttaaatggaacatgtattatttttttttttttccaatttgttcaaaattatatacatataataagaaatattaaatatattataaatatatatatatatatatatatatatataaatttaatatcatttgaataaaatgtaaatcTTAATGTTTTGTACatattcttctttattttttctcattttaattttttacCTTAATGTTTATTTAGCTGCtctaattttttaaatattatgctaattaaaagaaaataaacatcttatagtttttttttaaaaatattaatcattttttattgttaatatttttataaattataaaaagaaaattaaaaaaaaaaaatatatgcatatatatgtgtatatgtataaataaaaaggagaaaaaacatttttaatatgatatatatatatatatatatatatatatatatatatattttaaacaACTCGCTTTTATACAACCATAAttgtttataaatattgaaatatatataaatatataatcatatatatattttatttttttgtcttgttatatatatatatatatatatatatatatatatatatttatttatttatttatttatttttaaaatgtttgGTAAATTCATATCTGACACATATAATAAGGTAAAAAGTAAAGCGGACGAGGTCAGGTTACATGTAAGTGTACAGGCTATTAAAGCAAAAGAAGTATTTGGCCTAGTTAAACCAACTACCATAGAACAACTAGAagtattattaaattatgaaCTTCAACAAATAGATTCAGCAGATATGTTAATATCAACATACAAAAAAtggatatataatataagtCAATCTGATAAAAGTGATTGTATTAGATACTATAAATccataaataaaaataatgaaaagaatTTCCTAAGTAATGTAAAGCAAggttttaaaaatattaatgagCACATTGCAAATTTTAAAGACCAAAAGGAAAGTGGATTAACAAAAAAGGAGGTTAATGATGATATGAACGAAAGAGGATATCAAGAAACAAATGAAGATCACAATAgggataataataataatattaatgataataataataatgataataatgataataataataataatgataataataatgataataatgataataataataataatgataataataataataatgataataataataataataataatgataataattataataataataataataataataataatgatatatatcatttcagtgataattcatataataaaaagatcTGTAATAACGattttaataatagtagtaataatatttcacGTTGTAATAGTAGGGATGAATCCaatgaaaaatatactACTTACAATAAGAATATACcaatgaatataaatagaaaTTTTTCCcctaataatatttatgacGATCATTATggttataattttaaagaatactttttaaaaagtaatatattagaaaaatCAATTAGTCTAATATTAGAAAGAAGAGATATTAGATTATCACTTGTAGGACCAATAGAAAATGAAGATGTAGAAAATCCcagaattattattctaGATATGTTTAAACTCTGTTTTATAGGTAACGAGAAATTACATAAAGATatcttatttattattttaacCACGGACAAATTATTTGATAATCACAAAGAATTATTTCtagaattattatcaatattaaAACATGATTATTTAGATATTTATTTAACCAACCTTAGAAAAATTATCTCATCAGAAGTTGTATGTCTAAAAAGTAAAATACAATCATATGATACTCAATCTATTCCTATCAATAACAAATTAAACTCATTTAGTAATATAAGCCCAAAAAGTACGAGTTCCTCTTTAGATTTTGAAGAAGATCAAACCAATAAAAATATGCTCTACATAGAcaaagataaaataaaacaaacaaatataaagaaCCAAATAAAGGATGACGAAAATCAAAAAGAAGATATACATCTGAAAAATGAAACGCCAACACAAACAAATGAAATAACATCAGAACATTTAAACACACAAGATGAAATTATTAATGAAAAGCAAGAAAATATAGAACACTTCTcaaaaggaaatatatgTGAACAAATAGAAcatcataataaaatatataatgtcGAAGAAGATAACATATATGAAATAGGTTTgatacaaaataataataataaccataatattcataatattcataatagTCATAACTTTAACCTTTTTGATAAagatatgtataatttagatataatatcaaatgaaaaagaagTCATCGaaagtaataaaatacatcaaattaaaatattagcctcatataaattaatagaTTTACATAAAAGtgttgaaaaaatattattatatgctACCGAAAATAGAATCAAAAGAAAAGAAgaaatcaaaataaaattagaagaattaaaaaaaattatgcAAGTATGTTTGAAAGATTGTGATATAACACTACATGATACAGAAGACTCCAAAGTACATATAGAAAATGTATATGTTAAAGAATTAGATATacatacaaataatattcaaaataCACAAGATCAAATAACTCACATAAAATGTTCTATAGATGAATTAACAcggaaaaaaaatgaattatataataaatatcaACAAATATGTAAAGAAATTCATCTTAAAAATCAAGAACTATCCAATATTATATCGAACCTAAGTACACACAAAAAACAATTAACTCAAGCtgaatataattatttaaataaattatcgGATACCAGTAAAGCAAAACATATGCACCaagaaagaaaattatatatttcaaatcttgataatatttcggatgatatattaaaagaatatgaaGAATATCCATGTATTAATACACAAGAATTAATCCTTAAATCaaacaaaattaaaaaaccaataaaaatagttattatcaaacatataaattatttaaaagataaattatatttattaaatattttattaaaattttatatacataaaattaaaaatattatggaacaaaatataaatcaacaaacaaatattaattCACAACTTGACCATAATATTTCACATAAATACgaacaaaaagaaaatatgaataatattgaaaaaaaaaatgaaaataatttattaagtATACCTGATAAACAAgaaatatatcaaaaaacAAATCCAAAtgaaaaacatataaaaatcatgaaatataaaaaatctTATTATAAAGTTATTGAAcaattaaataaaacatgGATAAATATTCAAGAATTTTACGatcaaaataatgaatatatagACGAAGTAAATGATACATCAACTTGTACGTATGAAGCtattaaagaaatatataataatactaaaaatataataaggcaaaataatgatattatatcatCCATTGAATGATATTACAACGTAACGAATATTTCATAAATTCTTAACAAGCAAGAATCACCAAATATGTACACACCTTAACATGTTTATACTAGgttaatgtatatatattatatattgtatatattttttattattattatttttttattatatgttctTTTCAAAGACGTGTTATTATGTTCCcttaaataaatgaatgcatatatatatatatatatatatataatatttatttatttattaattttatatatatgtttttttttttttttttttttttttttttttttttttttttttttttttttttttttttttNNNNNNNNNNNNNNNNNNNNNNNNNNNNNNNNNNNNNNNNNNNNNNNNNNNNNNNNNNNNNNNNNNNNNNNNNNNNNNNNNNNNNNNNNNNNNNNNNNNNNNNNNNNNNNNNNNNNNNNNNNNNNNNNNNNNNNNNNNNNNNNNNNNNNNNNNNNNNNNNNNNNNNNNNNNNNNNNNNNNNNNNNNNNNNNNNNNNNNNNNNNNNNNNNNNNNNNNNNNNNNNNNNNNNNNNNNNNNNNNNNNNNNNNNNNNNNNNNNNNNNNNNNNNNNNNNNNNNNNNNNNNNNNNNNNNNNNNNNNNNNNNNNNNNNNNNNNNNNNNNNNNNNNNNNNNNNNNNNNNNNNNNNNNNNNNNNNNNNNNNNNNNNNNNNNNNNNNNNNNNNTTTTTTTCTGTGTACGCTTTTTTTGGACTACAAAACCAACTTAATAATTCTAAcatatgttttataaaaatgatcaAATTAacttaaattttttttttttttttattccttcataaaaataaataaattaatatttatactttttataaaaaagaaaaaaagaaagaaaaaaaaagaaaagaaaataaaagaaaagaaacAGATGCAATTTTACAAGGCATACACATAATTCAgttatttattcattattatattttaagaCTAATAAAATCATACGCAAAAAATGAAcgtaatatataataattaataatatttgatataataaaattttattataattcagacttaaaaaaacaaatatatacatatatatatatatatatatatatatatatttatgtaatatttttatatataattatttattaccgttatatgtttatataatcatttttttttttttttttttttcttttcccTTATACAAGCAAAAAACACAAATTCGTTAatttattgttatatatatatatatatatatatatatatatatatgtatttttttattttatttatttattatatttatttttttttgttttttctttgaATATACATTTGCAGCATAATATGAggaaaaagaataatacaaaaaagaTTGCTGAAAAAACGAACGAACCTAAAAGTAATAGTACACATAAGAAAACCACCAATTATTTCAacataaatgaaataaaagaattatataataacaaaaataatgatatgtATGAAAAACTTTTTGATAACATTAATAATGAACAATGTGGacgtaaaaaaaaaaggaaaaaagaaaatataacatgtgaaaataataataataataataataatatatcttctatatataaaaaacaaagaaaacaaacaaatataatatgtaataatcataatgataataataaagaaattattacaCAATCAGAAtcatatcattatttatacaatcATTCCTTTATTAAACGAAGTAAAACTAATAATGAAGTAAACACATTAacaacaaataaaaaaaatataaatataaatatgcaTAAAACGGATCAATATAGTAATAATGACTTTCCATATTCTAATAGGATATTTGATCAGACATACAAGAAATCATCATcaacatataatataaatacaagGAATATcaataaaaagaataaaattataaatgaaaGTAACAATATACAAAACAATtgtaatataaacaaaaattataatatgaatcATTCATTCAATAAATATGATTTTATTAGATTTGTTTGTTCTCCAAATAAGAGCAAACAAAAAGTTAATGATATGGATAGTCCTAAAAAAATGTTAGAAACAAAAGAATGTTTTAAAGAAACCAATTTAAGTAATACATGTActtatcaaaataataagataGATGATTCTATATACTTAAGAAATAAGGAAAACCaagataattataaaaatggtatcattcaaaataaaaataaagcaAGTACGACTACACAAGATGAAACTATAACTAAAGAATCACCACAAATAAAAtgtgataaaaatataaaaatggatAAACATGTCCAAgctcaaaaaaaaaaaatagaaaacTGTTCAAATGACAATATATCACTCATAGATCTAAATGATGAAGattcaataaataaattaagcaaaaacttttttataaataacaagaaaatatttataaatgatattaGTAAGGATAAGATATCAAAAGATTcagtaaataaatattatgaatatgGAAATATATCACCGTATAAATTGGGAAGTCACTATATGGATCATTTATCATGTCATAATaaagaaggaaaaaatatatgcaCAACTACTACgaatagtaataataataataatattaatgatgatgataataataataatgataacaataatgataacaataatgataacaataatgataacaataatgataacaataatgataacaataatgataacaataatgataacaataatgataataataataatcataataataatcatgGTACCAATGGtactaatatatataaacatcttaataatgtaaattataataataactataatattaatgacAATATTAAAGTCAATAATCTTAATGATTTAAAAGTtcatgataataattatttccCATATGATAATACTATTCATCATCTGAAcgataatataaacaacACTTCtgataaaattaaaacaaagaaaaatt belongs to Plasmodium reichenowi strain SY57 chromosome 10, whole genome shotgun sequence and includes:
- a CDS encoding hypothetical protein (conserved Plasmodium protein, unknown function); its protein translation is MGNIIPFKTFEEKDTKTKDLIDDQKYLNIDNPKDVVSTMKQHISIKNNSSKEQNENNIKHELEKIKNENFYLFDDSLDSNNMKHPCHAQWFLFWVFASYLNEKFSDTEKENVHAFYSNFPEQCIRGKGKNCFSDFLKIYPIRAGTREELMMWLQMCENYCRKKADLPVKVFNYGKLLKRWRYDDDYI
- a CDS encoding hypothetical protein (conserved Plasmodium protein, unknown function), which translates into the protein MNMRKRSINYKCIYIVLFYFTIKLIIILGNNKNSNLKNIHTNNYQWKKKSVQKRSYKSKKYKLMHFIYYNNLYKKVDVNDREYKINDDLKNIILLFGRIAEPYYPKAVEQFNHFKEPYSKYIYTNNRSNYNYNYNNNNNYNINSSCNISSNISSNISSSSIDPSDKWKFIFRDIKKMDKNMFHERICQLKFKWPINKDENITEYDFYNYIIERCLYNINIMRSNIQKLKYLLTKLVGNNKNKENVFLSSLSKEVEKEYMTHHVDTKKNNNNNEHHINDNNNNIVIIPKDNINNQPNDNKNYNNDNNNNDNNNNDNNDNNNNDNNYDNNYNNNNQHDTNFITPTSQLNSNNKIKILEKLENFNLNSIFKQHNRSYSRLLVNEVFNKEYPSKKITDIFLNLIFQKNVDEFTYESFIKHLNILGRKIELINCDFNSNIYFDQFHFLMKSELKKNSLSVKKKTKKKYSSKAFKNKKENNTKSVYENKTHKKKKNSILINQPIITNNLESIKEQQYKQLEQNDHQSNIKMHKNIHDQNNINSNNILQTNINSNDQNLSINIKKKVISFFNYIVNTIKKQF
- a CDS encoding hypothetical protein (conserved Plasmodium protein, unknown function), with product MFGKFISDTYNKVKSKADEVRLHVSVQAIKAKEVFGLVKPTTIEQLEVLLNYELQQIDSADMLISTYKKWIYNISQSDKSDCIRYYKSINKNNEKNFLSNVKQGFKNINEHIANFKDQKESGLTKKEVNDDMNERGYQETNEDHNRDNNNNINDNNNNDNNDNNNNNDNNNDNNDNNNNNDNNNNNDNNNNNNNDNNYNNNNNNNNNDIYHFSDNSYNKKICNNDFNNSSNNISRCNSRDESNEKYTTYNKNIPMNINRNFSPNNIYDDHYGYNFKEYFLKSNILEKSISLILERRDIRLSLVGPIENEDVENPRIIILDMFKLCFIGNEKLHKDILFIILTTDKLFDNHKELFLELLSILKHDYLDIYLTNLRKIISSEVVCLKSKIQSYDTQSIPINNKLNSFSNISPKSTSSSLDFEEDQTNKNMLYIDKDKIKQTNIKNQIKDDENQKEDIHLKNETPTQTNEITSEHLNTQDEIINEKQENIEHFSKGNICEQIEHHNKIYNVEEDNIYEIGLIQNNNNNHNIHNIHNSHNFNLFDKDMYNLDIISNEKEVIESNKIHQIKILASYKLIDLHKSVEKILLYATENRIKRKEEIKIKLEELKKIMQVCLKDCDITLHDTEDSKVHIENVYVKELDIHTNNIQNTQDQITHIKCSIDELTRKKNELYNKYQQICKEIHLKNQELSNIISNLSTHKKQLTQAEYNYLNKLSDTSKAKHMHQERKLYISNLDNISDDILKEYEEYPCINTQELILKSNKIKKPIKIVIIKHINYLKDKLYLLNILLKFYIHKIKNIMEQNINQQTNINSQLDHNISHKYEQKENMNNIEKKNENNLLSIPDKQEIYQKTNPNEKHIKIMKYKKSYYKVIEQLNKTWINIQEFYDQNNEYIDEVNDTSTCTYEAIKEIYNNTKNIIRQNNDIISSIE